One region of Catenuloplanes indicus genomic DNA includes:
- a CDS encoding amidohydrolase has translation MTHDLVFTNGTVFAGGRARRADVAVDGERIIAVGDGLTGRETVDLDGGLLMPGFQDAHVHPIAAGVQLLRCDLASLDSADEYLRTVRRYAAAHPDLDWIIGGGWSMEAFPGGTPTRQALDAIVADRPVYLPNRDSHGAWVNTRALELAGIGRSTPDPVDGRIEREPDGHPSGTLHEGAADLVGRHVPAATDAELDAGLRAAQEVLFSYGVTGWQDAWVGPGLHGHRDLLPVYLRAAANGALRARVGGALWWERDRGLDQLAELRARRGTAGRFTARTVKIMQDGVAENFTAAMSLPYRDACGGATANAGLSFVDPALLKEYVTRLDAEDFQVHLHALGDRAVREALDAIEAARVANGPRGNRHQLAHLQVVHPDDFDRFAALDVTANLQALWACHEPQMDELTIPFLDPVLAARQYPFAGLRDAGARLAAGSDWMVSSPDPMLAAHVAVNRTAPGEPVDRPFLPAQALTLGDFLTAYTEGSAFVCHRDSTGRIAPGLFADLAVLDRDPFARPAAEIALTRVRRTYVGGELVFSAD, from the coding sequence GTGACGCACGATCTGGTCTTCACCAACGGAACGGTCTTCGCCGGAGGACGCGCGCGGCGCGCGGACGTGGCGGTCGACGGCGAGCGGATCATCGCGGTCGGCGACGGGCTGACCGGCCGGGAGACCGTCGACCTGGACGGCGGCCTGCTGATGCCCGGTTTCCAGGACGCGCACGTGCACCCGATCGCCGCCGGCGTGCAGCTGCTGCGCTGCGACCTCGCGTCCCTCGACAGCGCGGACGAATACCTCAGGACCGTCCGGCGGTACGCCGCGGCGCACCCGGACCTGGACTGGATCATCGGTGGCGGCTGGTCGATGGAGGCGTTCCCGGGCGGCACCCCGACCCGGCAGGCGCTGGACGCGATCGTGGCGGACCGGCCGGTCTACCTGCCGAACCGGGACTCGCACGGCGCGTGGGTCAACACGCGCGCGCTGGAGCTGGCCGGGATCGGGCGGTCCACGCCGGACCCGGTGGACGGCCGGATCGAGCGCGAACCGGACGGCCACCCGTCCGGCACGCTGCACGAGGGCGCGGCCGACCTGGTCGGGCGGCATGTTCCGGCGGCCACCGACGCGGAGCTGGACGCCGGGCTGCGCGCGGCCCAGGAAGTGCTCTTCTCGTACGGCGTGACCGGCTGGCAGGACGCCTGGGTCGGCCCCGGCCTGCACGGGCACCGCGACCTGCTCCCGGTGTATCTGCGGGCCGCGGCGAACGGTGCGCTCCGGGCCCGGGTCGGCGGCGCGCTCTGGTGGGAGCGGGACCGCGGCCTCGACCAGCTGGCCGAGCTGCGCGCGCGGCGCGGCACGGCCGGCCGGTTCACGGCACGGACCGTCAAGATCATGCAGGACGGCGTCGCGGAGAACTTCACGGCCGCGATGAGCCTGCCCTACCGGGACGCATGCGGTGGCGCGACCGCGAACGCCGGGCTCAGCTTCGTCGACCCGGCGCTGCTCAAGGAGTACGTGACGCGGCTGGACGCGGAGGACTTCCAGGTGCACCTGCACGCGCTGGGCGACCGGGCGGTGCGCGAGGCGCTGGACGCGATCGAGGCGGCCCGCGTCGCGAACGGGCCGCGCGGGAACCGGCACCAGCTCGCGCACCTCCAGGTCGTACACCCGGATGATTTTGATCGGTTCGCGGCGCTGGACGTGACCGCGAACCTCCAGGCGCTCTGGGCGTGCCACGAGCCGCAGATGGACGAGCTGACCATCCCGTTCCTGGACCCGGTGCTGGCCGCGCGGCAGTACCCGTTCGCCGGTCTGCGCGACGCCGGGGCGCGGCTGGCGGCCGGCAGCGACTGGATGGTCAGCAGCCCGGACCCGATGCTGGCCGCACACGTGGCGGTGAACCGGACCGCGCCGGGCGAGCCGGTGGACCGCCCGTTCCTGCCGGCGCAGGCGCTGACGCTCGGTGACTTTCTGACCGCGTACACGGAAGGCAGTGCGTTCGTGTGTCATCGTGACTCCACCGGGCGGATCGCGCCGGGGTTGTTCGCGGACCTGGCGGTGCTCGACCGCGACCCGTTCGCACGGCCGGCCGCGGAGATCGCGCTGACCCGCGTGCGCCGCACCTACGTGGGCGGCGAGCTGGTGTTCAGCGCGGACTGA
- a CDS encoding tetratricopeptide repeat protein: protein MTTSAQELWGLLAQAGDMPYGAARIALTEQVIRHADTAGDPELRFVSRIHATQSYVYGGEPAKAFVTFSWCLAEFDAEPAPYHANWTHTLLWYFKTMVSQMTGFPEVPLDRAAAVLDDMERRYRESGHSLQAVYKYRYVLARHVGDAEATAEWYERWQTAPRDELSDCEGCDPTGKARYLAEQKRDEEVVALAEPVLAGRLTCTEQPQNILAALMVPYVRTGRLDAAVDAHRRAYGLVRSSLADLGDIGDHIEFCARTGNEHRGLEILQRHIDWLDRAPSPASAMSFASASALLLRRATALGHGDTVVHRTGHDDTTVAALADELTDRARAIAARFDARNGTTRQSRRVEELLTAEPFDVVLPLSPSSRAAAPVTPVPPRPAPPAPEVPAEASAEQLLTLAEEAEDADLDAGPILASFDARFPDPAALGPALAAKREELRGGQHWHARDGEAAVTAWDRAAELYTEAGDDGQSVALASRAGVARLLLGDESGAAAVEREVAFRDQHGGTPREVASAWSRLAMRHMTAGDADAAATAQERADTALAEVDDPRMHARYALRRAQIAAGGHRHEEAAEAVGRALIFYREHGPADQLAGALLLAGQLSTEPEPALAFFDEVLSLGDPDTVINGRLGRANALMRLERPAEAVPELIEVVALLTERDMPPAAAAVRRDLAEAYQAAGRLTESAEVAEEALSELRRLGDDSRADDAQLLLANTYRQLGEDKIALVHYEALIERMTELENYAGRGQIREYAAETLYRSDRDEEAAERFGEAADDFHRDGNLLGELRVLRRRVAALHFADEPEEAVETVALARRRDAELPADADGHPQVVWERHMLGWEAGRVLMSRGRYADAIPYLAGAAAALRGIGALQEADNLAGMHAEALFRSGDPAAAEPVLRGVLDERPSDADPAASQLPAALLAEVLDALDRKEEAAALRDRYGITGRD from the coding sequence ATGACCACCTCGGCGCAAGAGCTTTGGGGCCTGCTCGCGCAGGCCGGTGACATGCCGTACGGCGCGGCGCGCATCGCGCTGACCGAGCAGGTGATCCGGCACGCGGACACGGCGGGCGATCCGGAGCTGCGGTTCGTCTCCCGCATCCACGCCACCCAGTCCTACGTGTACGGTGGCGAGCCGGCCAAGGCGTTCGTCACGTTCTCCTGGTGCCTGGCCGAGTTCGACGCCGAGCCCGCGCCGTACCACGCGAACTGGACGCACACGCTGCTCTGGTACTTCAAGACCATGGTCAGCCAGATGACCGGCTTCCCCGAGGTCCCGCTGGACCGCGCCGCGGCGGTGCTGGACGACATGGAGCGCCGCTACCGGGAGAGCGGCCACAGCCTGCAGGCCGTCTACAAGTACCGGTACGTGCTGGCCAGGCACGTCGGCGACGCCGAGGCGACCGCGGAGTGGTACGAGCGGTGGCAGACCGCGCCGCGCGACGAGCTGTCCGACTGCGAGGGCTGCGACCCGACCGGCAAGGCCCGCTACCTCGCCGAGCAGAAGCGGGACGAGGAGGTCGTGGCGCTGGCCGAGCCGGTGCTGGCCGGCCGCCTGACCTGCACCGAGCAGCCGCAGAACATACTGGCCGCGCTGATGGTGCCGTACGTGCGGACCGGCCGCCTGGACGCCGCGGTGGACGCGCACCGCCGGGCGTACGGCCTGGTCCGGTCCAGTCTCGCGGACCTCGGCGACATCGGCGACCACATCGAGTTCTGCGCCCGCACCGGCAACGAGCACCGCGGCCTGGAGATCCTTCAGCGGCACATCGACTGGCTGGACCGCGCGCCGTCGCCGGCCTCGGCCATGTCGTTCGCATCCGCGTCCGCGCTGCTGCTGCGCCGGGCCACCGCGCTCGGCCACGGCGACACCGTGGTGCACCGCACCGGGCACGACGACACCACGGTCGCGGCGCTCGCGGACGAGCTGACCGACCGGGCGCGCGCGATCGCGGCCCGGTTCGACGCCCGCAACGGCACCACCCGGCAGTCCCGCCGCGTCGAGGAACTGCTCACCGCGGAGCCGTTCGACGTGGTGCTGCCGCTCTCCCCCAGTTCCCGCGCGGCCGCGCCGGTCACACCGGTGCCGCCGCGCCCGGCGCCGCCCGCGCCCGAGGTGCCGGCCGAGGCGAGCGCGGAGCAACTGCTCACGCTGGCCGAGGAGGCGGAGGACGCGGATCTCGACGCAGGCCCGATCCTGGCGTCCTTCGACGCGCGCTTCCCGGACCCGGCCGCGCTCGGCCCCGCGCTCGCCGCGAAACGCGAGGAGCTGCGCGGCGGCCAGCACTGGCACGCACGCGACGGCGAGGCCGCGGTGACCGCCTGGGACCGCGCCGCGGAGCTGTACACGGAGGCCGGTGACGACGGCCAGTCCGTCGCGTTGGCGAGCCGCGCCGGCGTGGCCCGGCTGCTGCTCGGCGACGAGTCCGGCGCGGCCGCGGTGGAGCGCGAGGTCGCCTTCCGCGACCAGCACGGCGGCACGCCGCGCGAGGTGGCGAGCGCCTGGTCCCGGCTGGCGATGCGGCACATGACGGCCGGCGACGCGGATGCGGCCGCCACCGCGCAGGAGCGCGCGGACACCGCGCTGGCCGAGGTGGACGATCCGCGCATGCACGCGCGGTACGCGCTGCGCCGCGCGCAGATCGCGGCCGGTGGGCACCGGCACGAGGAGGCCGCGGAGGCGGTCGGCCGCGCGCTGATCTTCTACCGCGAGCACGGCCCGGCCGACCAGCTGGCCGGCGCGCTGCTGCTGGCCGGGCAGCTGTCGACCGAGCCGGAGCCGGCGCTGGCCTTCTTCGACGAGGTCCTGTCGCTCGGCGACCCGGACACGGTGATCAACGGACGGCTCGGCCGGGCGAACGCGCTGATGCGCCTGGAGCGCCCGGCCGAGGCGGTACCGGAGCTGATCGAGGTCGTGGCGCTGCTGACCGAGCGGGACATGCCGCCGGCCGCGGCCGCGGTCCGGCGTGACCTGGCCGAGGCGTACCAGGCGGCCGGCCGGCTCACCGAGTCCGCCGAGGTGGCCGAGGAGGCGCTGTCCGAGCTGCGCCGGCTCGGCGACGACAGCCGGGCGGACGACGCGCAGCTGCTGCTGGCGAACACGTACCGGCAGCTCGGCGAGGACAAGATCGCGCTGGTGCACTACGAGGCGCTGATCGAGCGGATGACCGAGCTGGAGAACTACGCCGGCCGCGGCCAGATCCGGGAGTACGCGGCGGAGACACTGTACCGCTCGGACCGGGACGAGGAGGCCGCGGAGCGGTTCGGTGAGGCCGCCGACGACTTCCACCGGGACGGCAACCTGCTGGGCGAGCTGCGCGTGCTTCGCCGCCGCGTCGCGGCGCTGCACTTCGCGGACGAGCCGGAGGAGGCGGTGGAGACGGTCGCGCTGGCCCGGCGGCGCGACGCCGAGCTGCCCGCCGACGCGGACGGTCACCCGCAGGTCGTCTGGGAGCGGCACATGCTCGGCTGGGAGGCCGGCCGGGTTCTGATGTCCCGCGGCCGCTACGCCGACGCGATCCCGTACCTGGCCGGCGCGGCCGCCGCGCTCCGCGGGATCGGCGCGCTCCAGGAGGCCGACAACCTGGCCGGCATGCACGCCGAGGCGCTGTTCCGCTCCGGCGATCCGGCCGCGGCCGAGCCGGTCCTCCGCGGGGTCCTGGACGAGCGGCCCTCCGACGCCGACCCGGCGGCCTCGCAGCTCCCGGCCGCGCTGCTGGCCGAGGTGCTGGACGCGCTGGACCGCAAGGAGGAGGCCGCCGCGCTCCGCGACCGCTACGGCATCACCGGCCGGGACTGA
- a CDS encoding HSP90 family protein — MSNTFQVDLRGIVDLLSHHLYGSPQVYVRELLQNAADAITAVRHTEPGRAGRVAIESADATGDGTLRVSDDGIGLTEAQVHELLATIGRSSKRDDLGFARHEFLGQFGIGLLSCFLVADEIRVHTRRGDAPPVVWTGFADGRYEVRPGPEREPGTSVTLIPRRGAESWLTGPEVTRLAALYGSMLPIEVTVDGARTTLGTPPWELATNRRQSLLRYAESVLGFTPFDVIELNVPEAGLTGAAFVLPTPVNPAVRGGHRVYLKRMLLAEAVEGLLPEWAFFARCVVDSTELRPTASREALYEDGLLASAREAIADQLRGWLVRLSATDPRRLSEFLSIHHLGVKALALHDAEMLRLVEQWWPMETNMGRATLAEFRARHGVVRYAATLDEFRQLAAVAAAQDVGVVNGGYTYDADIIERLPALDPEIRVERLEPTDLTTSFDAVDRETELRLRPFLTVAQRRLDRLGCEVVVRAFEPASLPSLYLVSRAAAFHGEFTATREKTDDLWGGVLDALSAAAPPDRPQLVLNHRNPLVRRITALGDPELTALAVESLYGQALLLGYHPIRPADAALLNTSFLGLLGRAVPGSGDPE; from the coding sequence GTGAGCAACACCTTCCAGGTAGACCTGCGGGGCATCGTCGATCTACTCAGCCACCACCTGTACGGCAGCCCGCAGGTCTACGTGCGCGAGCTGCTGCAGAACGCGGCCGATGCGATCACCGCGGTCCGGCACACCGAGCCGGGCCGGGCCGGCCGGGTCGCGATCGAGTCCGCGGACGCGACCGGCGACGGCACGCTGCGGGTCAGCGACGACGGCATCGGCCTGACCGAGGCGCAGGTGCACGAGCTGCTGGCCACGATCGGCCGCAGCTCCAAGCGCGACGACCTCGGCTTCGCCCGGCACGAGTTCCTCGGCCAGTTCGGCATCGGCCTGCTCTCCTGCTTCCTGGTGGCGGACGAGATCCGCGTGCACACCCGCCGCGGTGACGCCCCGCCCGTCGTCTGGACCGGCTTCGCCGACGGGCGGTACGAGGTGAGGCCCGGCCCGGAACGCGAGCCCGGCACGTCGGTCACGCTGATCCCGCGCCGCGGCGCCGAGTCCTGGCTGACCGGGCCGGAGGTGACGCGGCTGGCCGCGCTCTACGGCTCGATGCTGCCGATCGAGGTCACGGTGGACGGTGCGCGCACCACGCTCGGCACCCCGCCGTGGGAGCTGGCGACGAACCGGCGCCAGAGCCTCCTGCGGTACGCGGAGAGCGTGCTCGGCTTCACGCCGTTCGACGTGATCGAGCTGAACGTGCCGGAGGCGGGCCTGACCGGCGCCGCCTTCGTGCTGCCCACGCCGGTCAACCCGGCGGTCCGCGGCGGCCACCGGGTCTACCTGAAGCGCATGCTGCTGGCCGAGGCGGTCGAGGGCCTGCTGCCGGAGTGGGCGTTCTTCGCCCGCTGCGTGGTCGACTCCACCGAGCTGCGCCCGACCGCGAGCCGCGAGGCGCTCTACGAGGACGGCCTGCTGGCGTCGGCCCGGGAGGCGATCGCGGACCAGCTGCGCGGCTGGCTGGTCCGGCTGTCCGCGACCGACCCGCGCCGGCTGTCCGAGTTCCTGTCGATCCACCACCTGGGCGTGAAGGCGCTGGCCCTGCACGACGCGGAGATGCTGCGCCTGGTCGAGCAGTGGTGGCCGATGGAGACGAACATGGGCCGGGCCACGCTGGCCGAGTTCCGCGCCCGGCACGGCGTCGTGCGCTACGCGGCCACGCTGGACGAGTTCCGCCAGCTCGCGGCCGTGGCCGCGGCGCAGGACGTGGGCGTGGTCAACGGCGGCTACACGTACGACGCCGACATCATCGAGCGGCTGCCCGCGCTGGACCCGGAGATCCGGGTGGAGCGGCTGGAACCGACCGACCTGACCACCTCGTTCGACGCGGTCGACCGGGAGACGGAGCTGCGGCTGCGCCCGTTCCTGACCGTGGCGCAGCGCCGGCTGGACCGGCTCGGCTGCGAGGTCGTGGTGCGCGCGTTCGAGCCGGCCTCGCTGCCGTCGCTCTACCTGGTGAGCCGGGCCGCCGCGTTCCACGGCGAGTTCACCGCGACCCGGGAGAAGACGGACGACCTGTGGGGCGGCGTGCTGGACGCGTTGTCCGCCGCCGCGCCACCGGACCGCCCGCAGCTGGTGCTGAACCACCGCAACCCGCTGGTCCGGCGGATCACCGCGCTCGGCGACCCGGAACTGACCGCGCTGGCGGTCGAGTCGTTGTACGGTCAGGCGCTGCTGCTCGGCTACCACCCGATCCGGCCGGCCGACGCGGCACTGCTCAACACGTCCTTCCTCGGCCTGCTCGGCCGAGCCGTCCCGGGATCGGGGGATCCGGAATGA